CTCGGTCAGGATCGACTCGATGCCCGCGGCGTTCGAACCGGAGCCCGCAGAACCACGCGCAGCGCTTGACGACGAATGCCCACTCCTCTGCTCCATGGCGAAGACCTCCAGAGCGGCAATCTAGCACTCGGGCCCTGTGGACCTCCACGCGCGGGGTGGTGAAAGAGGGCGGGGGGCTCGATGTGGCGCCGCCGCCAGTCCGGGCGTTGCAGGGCAGGGCCCGAGACCGATCATCAGCGGGCAGGTCGCACGAGCGCGCTTCGAGGCGATGATCCCAAGGCAGGCACTCCCGATCGATTCGGATCGTCGTCGTTCTTCTCGAGGAACGAACCTACGCGGTGAACTTCGCCGCGTGCGCCTGCGCCGCAGCGAGCGCTTCACCGGCGCGCCCGGGGTCCTTGCCGCCAGCCTGCGCTGAATCGGGGCGTCCACCGCCCGAACCACCGCAGGCCTGCGCTGCGACACGCACCCAGTCGCCCGCCTTCAGGCCCGCCTCGACCAGCGGCGGCGGGACATGCGCGACAATGGTCACTCGGCCGGCGGCGTGATCGGCGGAGATCAACAGAACGGCCGACTGGGTTCGCTTTGCGCGAATGGCATCGAGCGCCGCGAGCAGGGGGTCGCGGCCAGCGCCATCGATCCGCGCCACGATCGCCTTGCCGCCGCCCATCGCGGCAATCTCTCGCGCCCGCTCGACGATCTGGCCGAGGTTCGCGCCTTCGCTCTCCTTGCGCCACGCCTTCACGCGCTCGCGCTGAGCAACAAGCAGCGGCTCAAGGCGCTGACGAGCGAGAACGCCCGTCGGCAGATCCTTGAGCATCTCGCCGATCTCGTCGACCTCCTCGGCGAGCGCCTGACCGTCGAGCTTCTTCGCGCCTTCCAATCGCTCCGCAAGATTCGCGGCCGTGGCCACCGCCGCCTGCGCCGGAGCGCCCGCGAGCGCCGTGATCCGGCGCACACCCGCAGACACCGCGGACTCCGAGAGGATGACGAGCCTCATCGCTTCGGAGGTGGTGGCCAGATGAGTGCCGCCGCAGAACTCGATGCTATGGTCAATCCAGCGCGCATCATCGGGATGACGAATGAGCTCCTCCACCGTCACGCCCACGCTGACCACGCGCACGGGGTCTGGATAGCGCTCGCCAAAGACGGCCCGCACACCGCGAATGCGCTTCGCCTCGTCGAGCGGGACGATCGCGGCATGCACACGCGAGTCAGCGGCAATCGCGTCATTGACCAGTTCCTCGATCCGCGCCAGCTCGTCGATCTTGACCGACCGATGGAAGGAGAAGTCGAAGCGGAGCCGATCGTCGGCGACGAGTGAGCCGCGCTGCTGGACCTCGTCGCCCAGCACACTGCGCAGCGCATGGTTCAGGAGATGCGTCCCCGTGTGATGCCCGCGAATGAGCTGGCGTCGGCCTCGTTCCACCGAGAGCAGGCCGTTGTCGCCACGGCGAACCTGGCCGGAGGCGACATGACCGATATGCAGCACGAAGCCGCCCAAGGCGCGGGTCTCGTCGACCTCGAAGCGCTGGTCGCGACCGCTGTCATCGCCATGCCGGCGCGAAACGATGAAAGTGCCGCGATCACCAATCTGCCCGCCGCTCTCCGAGTAGCAGGAGGTCTTGTGAAAGATGATGGCGACGCGCGTGCCGACATCGGCGTGCTCGTCGAAGTTGCGACCATTCCAGATCGCGGCCACTTCGGTGCGGACATCATGGCCCGGGTACTTCTCCGAGTCGTTCGTCGGATGCACGCCCATGTGCGCGAGACCGGCGATCGCGTCGGGGGTCAGGAGCTGCATCTGATCACCGGCGCCCTCGGCGGCATCTCGACTCGTCTGCTTCGCGCGCTCCATGAGCGCTTCGTACCCCGCGAGATCGACCTCGAGCCCGCGCTCCTCGGCCATGACGCGGGTCAGATCGATCGGGAATCCGAAGGTGTCATGCAGTCGGAAGGCATCCTCGGCGGCAATACGGGGCGGAGCCACGGCGACGGTTCCTGAGCCGTCACCGCCTGAGGCCAGCGTTGCTTCGCGCGAGCGACCGGCCGCCTCGTTGAAGAGCGCCAGTCCGCGCTCGAGCGTTCGACCGAATGCGCTCTCCTCCTCGCGAATGATCTCCTGCACGCGCGGAAGCTTCTCGCGCATCTCGGGGAAGACTCCGCCGAGCGACTCCGCGACCGCCGGCGCCATCTGCCAGAGGAAGGGCTCGCGCACGCCGAGCGTCTGGTGCCCCATGCGGACGGCGCGTCGAAGAATGCGGCGCAGCACATAGTTTCGACCTTCGTTGCCTGGCGCAGCGCCATCGGCAATCGCCGCCGTGAGGCAGCGCGCGTGGTCGGCGATGACGCGGTAGGCGACATCGATCGGATCACTCAGCTTCTCGACATTCCCGTCGTAGGCGCGGGCACCCGTGACCTCGCGAATGCGCGCGAAGATCGGAGTCCAGAGGTCCGTGTCGTAGTTCGATCGCTTGCCTTGGAGAACGCTCGTCAAGCGTTCGAAGCCCATGCCGGTGTCGACATGGCGCGCCGGCAGTGGTCGCAAGGTGCCGTCGACTTCGCGATTGAACTGAATGAAGACCAGGTTCCAGATCTCGAGCACATCGGGATCGCCCTTGTTCACCCGGTCGGCTGCGTCACGCCCGCCGATGCGATCGAAGTGAATCTCGCTGCACGGGCCGCACGGGCCGCTCTCGCCCATCTCCCAGAAATTGTCTCGCATCAGCCCGGGCAGCACGCGCTCCGCAGGCAGCACGCGTCGCCAGAGAGCGCGCGCCTCGGTGTCAGGGTCGAGACCCGCCTTCGAATCGCCAGCGAAGTAGGTCGCGTAGAGACGATCTGCGGGCAGCCCGTAGATCGAGGTCAGCAGCTCCCACGCCCACTCGATCGCCTCGGCCTTGAAGTAGTCGCCAAAGCTCCAGTTGCCGAGCATCTCGAAAAAGGTGTGGTGATAGGTGTCGCGGCCGACATCTTCGAGGTCGTTGTGCTTGCCCCCGGCTCGGATGCACTTCTGCGTATCGACCGCACGCTGGTAGGGGCGCGTGCCGCGGCCAAGGAAGACATCCTTGAATTGGTTCATGCCCGCGTTGGTGAAGAGCAGGGTGGGGTCGTCGTGAGGCACCACCGCGCTCGACGGCACCACCGTGTGGCCCGCTCGTTGTTCAAAGAAGTCGAGAAAGATCTGGCGAATGTCCGCAGCCGAACGCATGGGCCGTGGATCGTACGGTCTGACGCCGTCGGCTACCCTCTGCGGTCATGGTCCCGGCGAGACGGCCCTTCGTGGGCGGCAACTGGAAGATGAACACACTTCGCGCCTCGGCAGTGGAGTTGGCGCAGGCGATTCGGCGCGCGTGCGACGCGCCGCTGCCGGCGCCCGGCGGCGCCACCGAGGGTGCGGCGCGGTGCGCGAACGGGCCCGAGCGCGCGGAGGTGGTGCTCTTTCCCCCAGTTCCCTACTTGCGGGATGTCGCGGGAGTCCTTGCTGGCAGCGCGATCGGCGTCGGCGCCCAGGACCTGTCCGCCGAAGAGCGGGGGGCGTTCACGGGGCAGGTCAGCGCCGAGATGATTCGCGACAGTGGCGGCGAATGGGTGATTATTGGACACTCTGAGCGACGCCACGGGGCTGGCGAAAGCGACGAACTCTGCGGCCGAAAGCTGACTCGGGCGCTCGGCTCCGAGCTCCGGACCATCTTTTGCGTGGGGGAAACCTGGGAAGAGCGGAGCGCCGGCAAGGCTCATGAGGTCAATCGCCGCCAGCTAGAGGCAGGCTTTCGCGAGGTCGGCGCGGAGCGGCTCGGCGAGGTGGTCGTCGCCTATGAGCCCGTCTGGGCGATTGGAACGGGCAAGACCGCATCGGCGTCGGACGCCCAGGAGGCCCATCGCTCGATTCGGGAGTGGCTTGCGAACCGCTATGATCTCCGATCCGCCAGCGGGGTGAGGATCCTCTATGGCGGCTCGGTCAATGCGGCGAATGCGGCGGCCCTCTTTTCGGAAGAGGACATCGATGGCGGCCTCATCGGAGGCGCCAGCCTGAAGGCCGCCGACTTTCTGGCGATCGTGGCGGCCTGCGGCGCCACCGCGAAGGTCGAGCGTTGATCGAGAACAGCTCCTGACGGGACACTACGAGAAACCCATGCCACTTCTGTTCACCATTCTGACTCTGCTCATGATCGCGACGGCGTTCGCGCTCGTCCTCATCATTCTGGTTCAGCGTCCGCAGGGAGGCGGCCTCGCCGGAGCATTCGGTGGAGCCGGTGGCGGTGGCGCTGACACGGCCTTCGGTGGTCGAACGGGCGATGTGCTCACCACGGGAACCTGGATTGCTGCGGGTTTCTTCGTGGTCATCGCCGTCGCTCTGAACCTTGTGCCTTCACGGCCGACGGTTGTTCCCGCATCGGCACCGGCGATCGGCGCTCCCGAGCCCGGCGCGCTTGAGCCGATGCCCCTTCCGCTGACGCCCGCCCCCACGATCCCCGCACCGCCCGTGCCGGCCCCGGCCGAGTTGCCTGCCAGCGAGGGCGCGGTGACGCCACCTGCTGTCCTTCCCCCCGATGAGCCGGCGGCGCCGCCGGTCGGCGAGCCCGGCGATGCGCCCTCCGCAGACCCTGCGGCAGATCCCTCGGGCGAGGAGCGTTTCGATTCAAGCGCGAATCCCGCGCAGGACAGCGACCTGCGCTGACCCGCTCGCCGGAACACCATGATCCGCTCCATGACCGGATTCGGGGCTGCGTCCATCGAAGAAGATGGTGCACGCTATTCGGTTGAGATCCGCTCGGTCAACAATCGCTTCCTGAAGAGCACGCTTCGCCTGCCCGATGCGCTCCTTTCGCTTGAAGCGGAGATTGATGCGCAGATCGCCAGACGGTTGATTCGAGGCAGCGTGACGGTCTCGATTCGAGTCTTCGACTCAAGCGCGCGAGTCGCGGCTCGCATCAATCGCGAGGCGTTGCAGGCCTATCTTTCGCAGCTCGATGGCGTGCCCGGGCTTGGCGCCATTCGCGAGAATGGCGGCGTGAACGGCCCCTCACTCGCGGCGCTCCTGGCGCTGCCGGGCGTGGTCATCGACGACGCGGCCGATCGCATCGCCGAGCGCGCAAGGCCCTTGCTCGCGAAGCTTGTCGACCAGGCGTGCGATCGAGTGATCGAGATGCGCGAGCGCGAGGGCGACTCCCTTCGCCGCACGCTCGTCCAGCTCGGCGAGGACATCGCGCGCGGGCTTGCGGCAGTGCGGCATCGAGCACCGGAGGTGAGCGAGCTCTATCGAGAGCGCCTCATGGCGCGCATGAAGACCATGCTTGGTGAGCTCGGCGTCGCCGTGCGCGAAGAGGATGTCATCCGCGAAGTCGCAGGATTCGCCGAGCGCACGGATATCGCCGAGGAGATCACCCGACTCGAGGGACACCTCGAACAGTTCCATACGCTCGTCGACCCGTCGAATCGCGAGCCCATCGGCCGCGTGCTCGACTTCCTTGCTCAGGAGATGCTACGGGAGGCCAATACCATCGCGAGCAAGTCGGCCGATGTCGACATCAGTCGCCGGATTGTCGAGGTCAAGGCGGCCATCGATCGGATCAAGGAACAGTCGCAGAATGCCGAGTAGTCGACCTCGCGAGCGCTTTGCGCCTGATGAGGCCAGAGAGGTCATTCGACGCATCGGTTCCGATCGCCTCGGTCGGGTGGAGAAGGTCGTCGAGTTCGACCGGGGCTCGAGTCGCAGTCCCAAACTGCTCATCTCGACGGAGACGAGCCGCTGGTTGCTGAAGCGCCGGGCGCCGATCAATGCGGCGCCGGAACGGGTTCGCTTCTGCCAGGACTTCCAGCGGCGCCTCGAACTCGCGCTCGTGCCCGTGGCGGCGCCACAGCCCTTCAAGAGCGGCGAGACCTCGCTG
The Phycisphaeraceae bacterium genome window above contains:
- the alaS gene encoding alanine--tRNA ligase; the protein is MRSAADIRQIFLDFFEQRAGHTVVPSSAVVPHDDPTLLFTNAGMNQFKDVFLGRGTRPYQRAVDTQKCIRAGGKHNDLEDVGRDTYHHTFFEMLGNWSFGDYFKAEAIEWAWELLTSIYGLPADRLYATYFAGDSKAGLDPDTEARALWRRVLPAERVLPGLMRDNFWEMGESGPCGPCSEIHFDRIGGRDAADRVNKGDPDVLEIWNLVFIQFNREVDGTLRPLPARHVDTGMGFERLTSVLQGKRSNYDTDLWTPIFARIREVTGARAYDGNVEKLSDPIDVAYRVIADHARCLTAAIADGAAPGNEGRNYVLRRILRRAVRMGHQTLGVREPFLWQMAPAVAESLGGVFPEMREKLPRVQEIIREEESAFGRTLERGLALFNEAAGRSREATLASGGDGSGTVAVAPPRIAAEDAFRLHDTFGFPIDLTRVMAEERGLEVDLAGYEALMERAKQTSRDAAEGAGDQMQLLTPDAIAGLAHMGVHPTNDSEKYPGHDVRTEVAAIWNGRNFDEHADVGTRVAIIFHKTSCYSESGGQIGDRGTFIVSRRHGDDSGRDQRFEVDETRALGGFVLHIGHVASGQVRRGDNGLLSVERGRRQLIRGHHTGTHLLNHALRSVLGDEVQQRGSLVADDRLRFDFSFHRSVKIDELARIEELVNDAIAADSRVHAAIVPLDEAKRIRGVRAVFGERYPDPVRVVSVGVTVEELIRHPDDARWIDHSIEFCGGTHLATTSEAMRLVILSESAVSAGVRRITALAGAPAQAAVATAANLAERLEGAKKLDGQALAEEVDEIGEMLKDLPTGVLARQRLEPLLVAQRERVKAWRKESEGANLGQIVERAREIAAMGGGKAIVARIDGAGRDPLLAALDAIRAKRTQSAVLLISADHAAGRVTIVAHVPPPLVEAGLKAGDWVRVAAQACGGSGGGRPDSAQAGGKDPGRAGEALAAAQAHAAKFTA
- the tpiA gene encoding triose-phosphate isomerase translates to MVPARRPFVGGNWKMNTLRASAVELAQAIRRACDAPLPAPGGATEGAARCANGPERAEVVLFPPVPYLRDVAGVLAGSAIGVGAQDLSAEERGAFTGQVSAEMIRDSGGEWVIIGHSERRHGAGESDELCGRKLTRALGSELRTIFCVGETWEERSAGKAHEVNRRQLEAGFREVGAERLGEVVVAYEPVWAIGTGKTASASDAQEAHRSIREWLANRYDLRSASGVRILYGGSVNAANAAALFSEEDIDGGLIGGASLKAADFLAIVAACGATAKVER
- the secG gene encoding preprotein translocase subunit SecG — encoded protein: MPLLFTILTLLMIATAFALVLIILVQRPQGGGLAGAFGGAGGGGADTAFGGRTGDVLTTGTWIAAGFFVVIAVALNLVPSRPTVVPASAPAIGAPEPGALEPMPLPLTPAPTIPAPPVPAPAELPASEGAVTPPAVLPPDEPAAPPVGEPGDAPSADPAADPSGEERFDSSANPAQDSDLR
- a CDS encoding YicC family protein, coding for MTGFGAASIEEDGARYSVEIRSVNNRFLKSTLRLPDALLSLEAEIDAQIARRLIRGSVTVSIRVFDSSARVAARINREALQAYLSQLDGVPGLGAIRENGGVNGPSLAALLALPGVVIDDAADRIAERARPLLAKLVDQACDRVIEMREREGDSLRRTLVQLGEDIARGLAAVRHRAPEVSELYRERLMARMKTMLGELGVAVREEDVIREVAGFAERTDIAEEITRLEGHLEQFHTLVDPSNREPIGRVLDFLAQEMLREANTIASKSADVDISRRIVEVKAAIDRIKEQSQNAE